The Malus domestica chromosome 10, GDT2T_hap1 genome contains a region encoding:
- the LOC139188989 gene encoding disease resistance protein RUN1-like, translating into MWCRSSIFPCSSSAAISAAGDANNVDIPPHQEKYDVFISFRGEDTRPGITSHLHAALLQKKIETYIDYRLRRGEEIGPAILEAIEKSRLSVIIFSENYASSTWCLDELMHILKCKQRYGLMVVPVFYDINPSDVRKQQGSYAVAFAGLEKRFKDSMDKVHKWRDALTTAANLSGFDYSNNSGTEADLIKKVVDHIWTKLICESSCILEGLVGIESRIQQIESLLSIHSQDACITVGIWGMGGIGKTTLSESVFHRLSSKFEASCFLRNVRENSEETNGLDHLEKTLLKEILKEEGLSIGSTFVRERLRRTKVLVVLDDVSDSMQMERLAGNRLRYGTGSRIILTSRDRSTLRQTVEEDKIYNVEGLKPVEALHLFCSCAFKSNSTPKTDYKGLAVKVVDYAGGIPLALKLLGSSFLNCKSKEEWEDELNKLKEFPNVNIQKVLRLSYDGLGRNEKEIFLDIACFHKGRHVDDVKKMLAIRGFFASSGIRVLVDMSLISIHSKQKTLEMHDLLQEMGSTIVLEQCIEDPGKRNRLSNDEDIYRVLKSNMGTPIVQAILVNRSMIENLQLKRADFKKMSNLMWLSVNGGLGIVRKTLLLVDDSFLPRYLPASLDLPNSLRYLNWELYPWKSLPSSFSPENLVELHMPWSRVRKLWNEEQRLVNLKVINLQCSYYLTEVPNLSGSPKIVHINLYFCERLVEIPRCFQHLHKLTYLNLGHCKCLKYLPEMPETIEFLDLFGSGIQELLESVWSRDLKKLPSNRCKVKVSDCFNLCSCFSLG; encoded by the exons ATGTGGTGCAGATCGTCAATATTTCCTTGTTCGTCTTCTGCTGCTATTTCTGCAGCAGGTGATGCTAACAATGTTGATATCCCCCCTCATCAGGAAAAGTATGATGTGTTCATCAGTTTCAGAGGTGAGGACACCCGCCCTGGTATTACCAGCCATCTTCATGCTGCCTTACTTCAGAAGAAAATTGAAACCTACATAGATTACAGACTTCGGAGAGGAGAGGAAATAGGACCCGCGATTCTAGAAGCAATCGAGAAATCTAGGCTTTCGGTGATCATTTTCTCGGAAAACTACGCTTCTTCCACGTGGTGTTTGGATGAACTCATGCATATACTCAAATGCAAGCAAAGATACGGTCTGATGGTCGTACCCGTATTCTACGACATCAATCCATCGGATGTCCGAAAACAACAGGGGAGCTATGCGGTTGCATTTGCTGGACTTGAAAAACGTTTCAAGGACAGTATGGATAAGGTGCACAAGTGGAGGGATGCTTTGACGACTGCAGCCAATCTGTCTGGGTTTGATTACTCAAACAATTCCGG GACGGAGGCAGATCTAATTAAGAAAGTTGTTGATCATATTTGGACCAAATTGATTTGTGAATCATCATGCATTTTGGAGGGCCTGGTTGGAATTGAAAGCCGCATCCAGCAAATAGAATCGCTATTAAGCATTCATTCACAGGACGCTTGCATCACTGTAGGAATTTGGGGGATGGGTGGTATTGGCAAGACCACCCTTTCCGAATCTGTATTTCATAGACTGTCTTCTAAATTTGAAGCCAGTTGTTTTCTTAGAAATGTTAGGGAGAACTCAGAAGAAACAAATGGACTAGATCACTTGGAAAAAACACTTCTTAAAGAGATATTAAAGGAAGAAGGTCTATCCATAGGATCAACTTTTGTTCGAGAAAGGCTCAGACGAACAAAGGTCCTCGTTGTTCTTGATGATGTGAGTGATTCAATGCAAATGGAACGTTTAGCTGGCAATCGTCTACGGTATGGCACTGGAAGTAGAATCATTCTCACAAGTAGAGATAGGAGCACGCTTAGGCAAACTGTTGAAGAGGATAAGATCTACAATGTTGAGGGTTTAAAACCGGTTGAAGCTCTTCACCTCTTCTGTTCATGTGCTTTCAAGAGTAATAGTACTCCTAAAACGGATTATAAGGGGTTGGCAGTAAAGGTGGTGGATTATGCTGGAGGCATTCCTTTAGCTCTGAAACTTCTGGGGTCCTCATTCCTAAATTGCAAGAGCAAAGAAGAATGGGAAGATGAATTGAACAAATTGAAAGAATTTCCCAATGTAAATATCCAGAAAGTGTTGAGACTGAGTTATGATGGATTGGGAAGAAATGAGAAGGAGATATTTTTGGATATAGCTTGTTTCCATAAAGGGAGGCATGTGGATGATGTAAAAAAAATGTTAGCTATTCGTGGATTCTTTGCTTCAAGCGGAATTAGAGTTCTTGTTGATATGTCTCTCATATCAATTCATTCAAAACAGAAAACCCTAGAGATGCACGATTTGCTGCAAGAAATGGGAAGCACAATTGTTCTAGAACAATGTATTGAAGATCCCGGTAAACGAAATAGGTTGTCCAATGATGAGGATATCTATCGTGTACTGAAAAGTAACATG GGAACTCCGATTGTTCAAGCCATATTGGTTAACAGGTCTATGATTGAAAACCTACAGTTGAAACGTGCAGACTTCAAAAAGATGTCCAACCTAATGTGGCTATCTGTGAATGGAGGGTTAGGAATTGTCCGGAAAACATTATTGCTTGTAGACGATTCCTTTCTTCCTCGTTATCTACCCGCTTCTCTAGATCTTCCCAATTCTCTTCGTTATCTTAACTGGGAATTATATCCTTGGAAATCTTTGCCGTCAAGTTTTTCTCCTGAAAATCTAGTTGAGCTTCATATGCCCTGGAGCCGAGTTAGAAAGCTATGGAATGAAGAGCAG AGACTTGTGAACTTAAAAGTGATCAATCTGCAGTGCTCTTATTATCTAACGGAAGTTCCAAATCTCTCTGGGAGTCCAAAAATTGTGCACATAAATCTTTATTTCTGTGAACGTTTGGTTGAAATTCCTAGGTGTTTTCAACATCTTCATAAGCTTACTTATCTTAATCTTGGACATTGCAAGTGTCTCAAGTATCTTCCGGAGATGCCAGAGACTATTGAATTCTTAGATTTATTTGGCAGTGGTATACAGGAGTTGCTTGAATCAGTTTGGTCTAGAGACCTTAAGAAACTTCCAAGCAACAGGTGTAAGGTGAAAGTCTCTGATTGTTTTAATCTGTGTTCGTGCTTCTCTCTTGGCTAG